TCAAACAGCGAAAGTTGTTGTTTCTTATGTTAAAGATGAAGCTTGTTAATGATAAAAGAAATCGTCCTGCAGAATATAACTTGGTGTATTGCCTAACCGGGCATTTCACCTACAATATTAAGAGTAGAAGAGATTTTGACAGCTAAAAAGAACCAGATAATCCCATTGACAAAAACCTTTTGAATAATAAATTTAGTTGTAGCATAGAAATGAAAAAGTCTTTAACAATTGGAGCAGATGTAGGAGGAAGCCATATATCCTGTGGTGTGGTGGATATGCCTGCATTGGAACTTGGTGTTATGTCCACATTAAAACTAGACAGTAATACAGAGAAAAAACAGGTTTTGGAAAAATGGGCTGAGGGAATAAACGCTGTTGTTCAAAATCAAGGGGTTGCAGATGAAAGTATCCATATCGGTTTTGCTATGCCCGGGCCGTTTGATTATAAAAATGGTATTGCACTATTTGATGAAAATGTTGACAAGTACCAACACCTATATTCGGTCAGTATACCTGATGAATTACCTGCCTATTTAGTTAAGGGCAACTATACCTTTCGCTTTATAAATGATGCTGTTGCTTTTGCGGTAGGTGCCGTAAACGCAATGCAGTTAAATCATAAAGAAAAGATGATTGTGCTCACACTGGGCACAGGTTTAGGAGCTTGTTTTTTAGAAAAGGGGGTTCCTATTTTTAAAAGTGAAGATATACCAGAAAGTGGGTGGTTATGGAATCAAGAATTTAAGGATGGTATTGGTGATGCCTATTTTTCTACCCGATGGTTTGTAAAACGATTTTTTGAACAGACTGGTAAGCAAATTTCAGGTGTACGTGAAATGATAGCTTCAAGTCATGAAGTTGTACCTGTCATTTTTCAAGAATATGTACAACACATGGCAGCCTTTTTAGCTCCCCATATCAAGAAATTCAAACCCAGCACTATTTTGTTGGGAGGGAATATTGCAAAGGCTTCTGATTATTTTTTAGCTGATCTGAATACGTCTTTAGCAAAGTTGAATGTAGAGATTGTCGTGTCCACCATTGGTGAAGAAGCAGCAATTATAGGTAGTGCACAATTATTTGATGCTGGTTTTTGGGAAAAAATTAAAAATGATTTGTGACATTATATCGCTTGAGATAAAAATAGAATAAATAAAAGATAAATAAATGTAGAGAATGAATCGAGCAAAAATAATAGTGGTGATAATGGCAGTGCTTTCAATTGCCGTATCATGTAAGAATGAAGATAAGCTCATCTACAAAGATGCCAGTGCCCCCATTGAAGATCGGGTTGAGGATTTATTGTCACGTATGACCATTGAGGAGAAATTTGGGCAGGTATTTATGGTGCCGTACCAATCATCTGAAGGATTGGAAAAGTACAAAGACGGTGTTTTTGGGTTTCAATTGAACACCTCCTCATCAGCTACACAACAGATATTGACGTATGCAGAAGGTGGCGAAGCCCAACAAGCGGCTGAACTGGCCAACAAAGTGCAAAAATATTTTATAGAAGAAACCCGATTGGGCATTCCTATTATTTCTTTTGATGAAGCCCTCCACGGATTGGTACGCAAAGGTGCTACGGCATATCCACAGGCAATTGGACTAGCAGCAACCTGGGATACTACTTTAGTAAAAAATGTTGCCCATTCCATTGCAACGGAGACTAGAACAAGAGGCATACGTCAAATTTTATCACCTGTGCTTAATATTGCCAGGGATGTGCGTTGGGGAAGAACAGAAGAAACCTATGGCGAGGATACTTTTCTGACTACGCGAATGGGGGTTGCTTTTATTTCAGAGTTTGAAAAAATGGGCGTGGTAACCACCCCAAAGCACTTCGTTGCCAATGTAGGTGATGGCGGTAGGGATAGTTACCCCATTCACTTTAATGAAAGACTATTAGAGGAGGTCTATTTTCCAGCCTACAAAGCTGCGTTTCAAGAAGCTAATGCATGGTCGGTGATGACGTCTTACAACTCTTATGATGGTAGACCCTGTACCTCAAACGACTGGTTACTCAACCAAAAATTGAAAAAAGAATGGGGATTTGATGGCTTTGTGATTTCAGATGCTAATGCCGTGGGTATTATTGACATGATTCATTTCACGACCACAGATTTTGCTGATGCTGGAAAGCAATCCATAGAAAACGGATTGGATGTTATTTTTGAAGTGTATTACGATCAGTACAAGGAAAAATATTATCCGGCATTTGAAAGAGGGGACATTGATGAAGAAAAGCTAAATGAAGCCGTAAGAAGGGTACTTCGCGCAAAGTTTAAGCTAGGCTTATTCGAAAACCCATATGTTGATGTTGAGGTGGCTAAAACATCTAATGGTACAAAAGAGCACCGACAAATAGCGAAGAAAGCCGCACAAGAATCTATTGTATTGCTAAAAAATGAAGCAAATACCCTACCCTTTACGAAGCAAATAAAATCGGTAGCAGTCATCGGAGCAGATGCTACTGAAGCAAGGTTAGGCGGCTATTCAGGCCCTGGTAACGACAAGGTTAGTATTTTGGAAGGCATTCAAAATAAGATAGGTGCAGCAAAAGTAAACTATGCTGAAGGTTGCGGTCGTGTTTCAGAAGAATTTGTGGCCATCCCAACCGAAAACCTATACACTTTTGACGATAGTAAAAAAGTACAGGGATTAAAAGGGGAATACTTTAATAATATTAATCTTGAAGGCGAACCGGCTTTAACACGTATAGACCCGGTTCTTAATTTCAGGTGGACGCTATTTTCCCCCGAACATAAGACCATTAATTACGATTGGTTCTCTGCACGTTGGACAGGAAAATTGGTTGCCCCAAAAACAGGGGAGTTTAACATCGGATTAAAAGGAGATGATGGCTACCGCCTGTATATTGATGGAGAATTGGTAATTGATAATTGGAGAAAACAAACCTTTCAACAGCTAACAAAACCCTACAAATTTCAAAAAGACAAAGAGTATGATATCAAAGTAGAATTCTATGAAACCAAGGGTAATGTATGGTTTAAGTTGCTCTGGGATGTAGGTGTTGAAGATTCATGGGAAAATGACATCAAAGAAGCTGTTGCCCAAGCACAAAAAAGTGATGTAGCAGTTGTGGTAGTAGGTATTAATGAAGGAGAATTTCAAGATAGGGCTAAACTTTCACTTCCGGGGCATCAGGAAGAAATGATACAACAGATTGCTGCGACCGGTAAACCCGTTACCGTGGTCATCGTTGGCGGTAGTGCGGTCACTATGAATAATTGGATTAATGAGGTGCCTGCCATTGTTGATGTTTGGTATCCCGGAGATGAGGGCGGAAATGCTGTAGCCGATGTGTTATTTGGAGATTACAATCCTGCTGGAAGATTACCAATTACGTTTCCCATACATGAGGGGCAATTACCATTGTACTATAATCATAAACCTACCGGAAGAGGGGATGATTATCGAGATTTGACAGGAAAACCACTTTTTCCATTTGGCTATGGCTTGAGCTATTCTACGTTTGAATATAGCGACCTTATTGTTGATGCAAAGGAAATTACCACTGAAGACAGCGCAACCTTTAGCTTTAAGGTAACCAACACAGGAGATTACGACGGCGATGAGGTAGTACAGCTCTACATTAGGGATTTGATAGCTTCAGTAACGCGTCCTGTAACTGAACTCAAAGGGTTTCAACGAATACACCTCAAGAAAGCAGAAACCAAAGAAGTCACCTTTACGGTAACTCCTGAGATGCTCACCATGCTCGATGAAAATATGAACCGTGTAGTAGAACCGGGAGAGTTCCGAATTATGATTGGTGCGGCTTCGAATGATATTCGATTAAGAGAAATTTTGACTGTAAAAAACGAATAAAGATGAAACGCTACAATATTCTTATAGCGACTGTTTTTCTTTTTTGCTGTTCACAAAATGAAGAAAATCCTACCTATAAAAATTCAGGGTTAGATACAGAGACACGCGTTGCTGATTTACTTTCTCGAATGACCCTAGAAGAAAAAATCAGGGAGTTAGATATGTATTCTGCTCATGATTTGATTGATAACGGCAAACTATCCATAGAAAAAGCAAAACCTGTATTGGATGGTTTAAACGTGGGTTCTGTACGAGATTTTTATCCAGAGTCTGCTGAATTGTCTAATGAATTACAAAAGTTCGTTATAGAAAACAATCGTTTGGGAATTCCAATATTGATTATTGAAGAAGCCCTACATGGTTATTTGGGAAAAGGAAGTACTTCATTTCCTGTGCCCATTGGTATGGCCAGTATGTGGGATGTAGAGGCAATGGAGAAAATAGGCAAGGTAATAGGCTCCGAAGCTAGGTCAGTTGGTGTTCATTTGGCGTTGGCACCCACTTTAGGTTTAGGAAGAGAACCACGTTGGGGACGTGTGCAAGAAACCTATGGAGAAGACCCTTATTTAGCCGCAAGAAAAGGAGTGGCTATCATCAAAGGGATGCAAGGAGACGATTTAAGCGATGATGATGCTATTGTTGCAGAACCGAAACATTTTGGCATTCACAGTATTCCCGAAGGAGGCAAAAATACTGCTCCGGTTTACATTGGAGAGCGTGAAGCGCGAAGTAATTTTCTTTATGTTTTTGAGAAAGCATATAAAGAAGCTGGTGCTTTGGGCGCCATGGCGGCCTATCATGAATGGGACGGTGTGCCAGCGGCAGGCGACAGATGGTTGTTACATGACTTACTGCGAGAAGAATGGGGCTTTAAAGGCATGGTGATATCCGACTTAGGAGCCATTGCGAAACAGGAATTTATACATAAAACGGTTAAAAATTCCAAAGAAGCCATTGCAAGTTCCATCAAAGCAGGATTGGACATGCAATTTTATGATTATAAACACGATGTATTTCGTCAAGGCATCTTAGATGCTCTAGATGAAAACTTATTATCTATGGAAGATGTAGATAGAGGTGTATCCAGTGTGCTTTATGTGAAATTTAGGTTAGGGCTTTTTGACAATCCCTATATCGATACTACACTTAAGTCTGCTCGATATGGGAATAAGCAGAGTCAAGAATTAGCATTGGAAGCAGCACACAAATCTATCGTGTTACTTCAAAATAAAGATAATGTACTACCATTTGATGCTAGTGTGAAAAAGGTGGCGGTTATTGGTGAGATGGCCAATAAAGCCTTGTTGGGTGGCTATTCCAGAAGAGGCGAAAATGAAGCATCTATTATTGAGGCGTTTCAAAAAACAGACTATGAGATAGATTTTGTAGATGTGGGCGTTCCGGGTGGTATTATGGAAGAAATAGACGAGCGGTTCTTGGAAACAGCAGATGGAGAAGTAGGACTCAAAGCAGAATACTTCACAAACCCGGATTTTTCAGGAAAACCATCGCTTACCCAAACAGAAACTAAATTAGAAAACTATTGGCATAACCTAAGCCCAGCTCCTGGCATACCAAGCGATAATTTTTCCATTCGCTGGACAGGATATTTGATACCTAAATTAAATGGTGTATATGACTTTCAATTATGGGCAGACGATTTGGGCAGATTAATCATTGGTGATGAAGTGTTAATCGATAGCTGGGACGTGAAGTATAAAAACTCATGGTCTAAAAAGAGCATGCGACTTCAGAAAGACAAAAAGTATCCTATAAAGATGGAACTTACAGAATACGATGAATTTGCAGATATTAAAATTCGTTGGAAAATCAATCCTGATGAAAACCGTGAGACCATGTTTGAGAAAGCGGTTAAAGCAGCAAAAAATGCAGATGTAACGGTTTTGGTATTAGGAGAAAAAGATGGTAATGGAGAAGGTAGGGACAAAGTGCGTTTAGAACTTAATCAATATAGTAAAAGGCTTTTAAGAGAAGTAGCCGCAACAGGAAAACCTATTGTCTTAGTACTTCAGAATGGGCGGCCTTTAGTCTTAACAGAAGAAGTTGCCTTGGCAGATGCTATTGTAGAAACCTGGTATGCTGGAGAGGAAGCAGCGCAGGGAACAGTCGATATTTTAAGCGGGAAAGTAAATCCGTCAGGAAAACTGCCCATATCATTTCCTAGAGCTAATGCGCAATTGCCTATTTATTACAACCAGAAAAAATCGGCTAATGCAGGTTATGTTGACGAAAGTATTCAACCTTTATTTGCATTCGGACATGGATTGAGTTACAGTAGTTTCGAGTATACTGACATCCGTGTAGAAAAGCCTGAGATGTCTCCAAACGAGGAACAGAAAGTTTGGGTGAAAATTAAAAATACGTCTAAAGTAAAGGGGACTGAAGTAGCACAATTATACATTACCGATAGTTACAGTTCGGTAGGCACACCTAAGATTCAATTACGTGGGTTTCAACGTGTGGATTTGGAGCCAGGTGAAGCAAAAGAAATTGAATTTACCCTATTGCCCGATGATTTAAGCCTTTGGAATATGAAGATGAAACGTGTTGTGGAATCCGGAGAATTTATAGTTCAAGTAGGAGCGGCATCCAATGACATTCGTTTAAAAACCGAGTTTGAAGTAAAAGATTAAATAAAGTTTGGACGAATTACATATTGACCAGTGAATTTTGATTATTTGGCATACAAGGATTTGAATGTGCACATTTTGTCAAATGCTTTTTAAACCATATTAGTTGCCAATTAAGTGGCCCATTAATAATTATAGAAATTTTACTTCACATCTTCAATAATAAAATACTTGATTATGAAAAATATAGCATTTTATATTCGTCTTTCAGTTTTTAAAAAGAATCTGATTTTTGGGAAATTCATCCATATTGTGGGTCTATTAAACATACTTATGTTGTTTGGTTGTGGCGGTGATAAGGAAGAACCTGAAGTTCCAGTTGGAAGTACGGAAATCATAGTATCCGGTTCATTAACTGCTTTTAGTGCAACAGAGGTGCTCACAGAATCCCTTTCAAAAACCATCAAGGTAAAAGGAAATAACCTTACCGGTAAATTATCAATTTCAACGTCTAATGGTTTTAAAGTTTCATTGGATGACAATACTTTTTCAAATACAGTTTCCTTAGAAGTAAGTGATGTCAATAATAAAGATGTTACCATTTTTGTCGCCTTTACCCCTTCCGAAAATGCCACGGGAACCATTACCGGAACCTTGTCTTTTACTAGTTCAAATGCCAAATCCATTTCTATGGATTTACAGGGAGAAGGAATCAATTCAGCCCCTAGAATATCTATGTCGGAATCTGATTTCACTTTTGATGATACTACCATTGACCAAACTTCATCATCGGTTATTTCAGTTATTACTGCCAAAAACCTGACCAAACAAATCCAGGTCAATGCGCCAGATGGTTTTCAAATATCTTTGGATGATATCACCTATGCGCCTTCAATATCCATTCCGTCAAATACAGCGAATGGAGACACCAATCTCTATATTAAATTTATACCCAATAAGGTAAAGCGATTTTCAGGAGGTATTGCTATTATGAATGAAGAAGTTACCGATACTAGCGAAATTAACGTGGTAGGTACAGGCATTCCTGATTATGCGAACGCCGTTGTTCATAATTACATAACTTTTGATAAGGAACGTTTGGCTTTTGGGGGTGGTTTCGAACAACGGACAAGTAGTTCATTTACAGTTCATAGCGATGTGTCCAATATCGCACAGGTCAAAATGTTTGTAAAGTTGACCTGTCCAGATGGTGGTTGTGATGAATGGGATGTTTATGCCAATGTGAGCGTTAAAGACGATGTTACCAATGATTGGTTTGAATTGGGTCGATTCATTACTCCCTATTGGAACGACAATAGTCAATTGCCACGCGGATTTGAATTTGATGTGACCGATTTCAAAACACTTTTGACGGGGACAAAAGAACTGCAAATTTTTACAGAGTGTTGGAATGCCAAGGGATATGAGGTGACCGTTGATTTTGACTATATTGAAGGAATACCTGATTATAAGTACTACACGATTGCCAGGGTATTGAATTACAATGAAAATTCTATTGCCGGTGTACCCTACGGAAAGAGTCATAATCTTGATTTAGATAAATCGATAACTATACCCGACAATGCTGAAAGTACACATTTAAGAACCATCATTTCTGGATGGGGCCATGCCACTCCAAATGATAGTGGAGGTAGGGGCTGTGCCGAATGGTGTTT
The nucleotide sequence above comes from Flagellimonas sp. HMM57. Encoded proteins:
- a CDS encoding glycoside hydrolase family 3 protein encodes the protein MNRAKIIVVIMAVLSIAVSCKNEDKLIYKDASAPIEDRVEDLLSRMTIEEKFGQVFMVPYQSSEGLEKYKDGVFGFQLNTSSSATQQILTYAEGGEAQQAAELANKVQKYFIEETRLGIPIISFDEALHGLVRKGATAYPQAIGLAATWDTTLVKNVAHSIATETRTRGIRQILSPVLNIARDVRWGRTEETYGEDTFLTTRMGVAFISEFEKMGVVTTPKHFVANVGDGGRDSYPIHFNERLLEEVYFPAYKAAFQEANAWSVMTSYNSYDGRPCTSNDWLLNQKLKKEWGFDGFVISDANAVGIIDMIHFTTTDFADAGKQSIENGLDVIFEVYYDQYKEKYYPAFERGDIDEEKLNEAVRRVLRAKFKLGLFENPYVDVEVAKTSNGTKEHRQIAKKAAQESIVLLKNEANTLPFTKQIKSVAVIGADATEARLGGYSGPGNDKVSILEGIQNKIGAAKVNYAEGCGRVSEEFVAIPTENLYTFDDSKKVQGLKGEYFNNINLEGEPALTRIDPVLNFRWTLFSPEHKTINYDWFSARWTGKLVAPKTGEFNIGLKGDDGYRLYIDGELVIDNWRKQTFQQLTKPYKFQKDKEYDIKVEFYETKGNVWFKLLWDVGVEDSWENDIKEAVAQAQKSDVAVVVVGINEGEFQDRAKLSLPGHQEEMIQQIAATGKPVTVVIVGGSAVTMNNWINEVPAIVDVWYPGDEGGNAVADVLFGDYNPAGRLPITFPIHEGQLPLYYNHKPTGRGDDYRDLTGKPLFPFGYGLSYSTFEYSDLIVDAKEITTEDSATFSFKVTNTGDYDGDEVVQLYIRDLIASVTRPVTELKGFQRIHLKKAETKEVTFTVTPEMLTMLDENMNRVVEPGEFRIMIGAASNDIRLREILTVKNE
- a CDS encoding glycoside hydrolase family 3 N-terminal domain-containing protein, which translates into the protein MKRYNILIATVFLFCCSQNEENPTYKNSGLDTETRVADLLSRMTLEEKIRELDMYSAHDLIDNGKLSIEKAKPVLDGLNVGSVRDFYPESAELSNELQKFVIENNRLGIPILIIEEALHGYLGKGSTSFPVPIGMASMWDVEAMEKIGKVIGSEARSVGVHLALAPTLGLGREPRWGRVQETYGEDPYLAARKGVAIIKGMQGDDLSDDDAIVAEPKHFGIHSIPEGGKNTAPVYIGEREARSNFLYVFEKAYKEAGALGAMAAYHEWDGVPAAGDRWLLHDLLREEWGFKGMVISDLGAIAKQEFIHKTVKNSKEAIASSIKAGLDMQFYDYKHDVFRQGILDALDENLLSMEDVDRGVSSVLYVKFRLGLFDNPYIDTTLKSARYGNKQSQELALEAAHKSIVLLQNKDNVLPFDASVKKVAVIGEMANKALLGGYSRRGENEASIIEAFQKTDYEIDFVDVGVPGGIMEEIDERFLETADGEVGLKAEYFTNPDFSGKPSLTQTETKLENYWHNLSPAPGIPSDNFSIRWTGYLIPKLNGVYDFQLWADDLGRLIIGDEVLIDSWDVKYKNSWSKKSMRLQKDKKYPIKMELTEYDEFADIKIRWKINPDENRETMFEKAVKAAKNADVTVLVLGEKDGNGEGRDKVRLELNQYSKRLLREVAATGKPIVLVLQNGRPLVLTEEVALADAIVETWYAGEEAAQGTVDILSGKVNPSGKLPISFPRANAQLPIYYNQKKSANAGYVDESIQPLFAFGHGLSYSSFEYTDIRVEKPEMSPNEEQKVWVKIKNTSKVKGTEVAQLYITDSYSSVGTPKIQLRGFQRVDLEPGEAKEIEFTLLPDDLSLWNMKMKRVVESGEFIVQVGAASNDIRLKTEFEVKD
- a CDS encoding peptide-N-glycosidase F-related protein, with protein sequence MKNIAFYIRLSVFKKNLIFGKFIHIVGLLNILMLFGCGGDKEEPEVPVGSTEIIVSGSLTAFSATEVLTESLSKTIKVKGNNLTGKLSISTSNGFKVSLDDNTFSNTVSLEVSDVNNKDVTIFVAFTPSENATGTITGTLSFTSSNAKSISMDLQGEGINSAPRISMSESDFTFDDTTIDQTSSSVISVITAKNLTKQIQVNAPDGFQISLDDITYAPSISIPSNTANGDTNLYIKFIPNKVKRFSGGIAIMNEEVTDTSEINVVGTGIPDYANAVVHNYITFDKERLAFGGGFEQRTSSSFTVHSDVSNIAQVKMFVKLTCPDGGCDEWDVYANVSVKDDVTNDWFELGRFITPYWNDNSQLPRGFEFDVTDFKTLLTGTKELQIFTECWNAKGYEVTVDFDYIEGIPDYKYYTIARVLNYNENSIAGVPYGKSHNLDLDKSITIPDNAESTHLRTIISGWGHATPNDSGGRGCAEWCFRNHNVRIDGEAMFSHNMGPLGCADNPVSNQDPGNWKPDRAGWCPGMEVPVRKDYFDDIANTSFNFEYDFQDWSNNGGNGDAFYAISTYIIVKSDTPLAESTVN
- a CDS encoding ROK family protein, with the protein product MKKSLTIGADVGGSHISCGVVDMPALELGVMSTLKLDSNTEKKQVLEKWAEGINAVVQNQGVADESIHIGFAMPGPFDYKNGIALFDENVDKYQHLYSVSIPDELPAYLVKGNYTFRFINDAVAFAVGAVNAMQLNHKEKMIVLTLGTGLGACFLEKGVPIFKSEDIPESGWLWNQEFKDGIGDAYFSTRWFVKRFFEQTGKQISGVREMIASSHEVVPVIFQEYVQHMAAFLAPHIKKFKPSTILLGGNIAKASDYFLADLNTSLAKLNVEIVVSTIGEEAAIIGSAQLFDAGFWEKIKNDL